The nucleotide sequence GGAGCGTGTGCAACGGCACCCGACCTTCCCGATACCAAACCATCCGGGCAATTTCAGCGCCACCAAGACGACCCGAGCAATTGATCCGAATGCCCAAGGCACCCAAGCGCATGGCAGACTGAACAGCCCGCTTCATGGCGCGACGGCTGGAAACCCGACGCTCCAACTGGCTGGCAATATTTTCAGCAACCAACTGAGCATCAATCTCGGGCTTGCGAATTTCAACGATGTTCAAGTGAACATCAGAACCCGTCATGGCCGAAATATCAGTCCGCAGCTTTTCGATGTCTGCACCTTTTTTTCCGATCACCACACCCGGACGCGCCGAATGAATGGTAATACGTGCTTTTTTCGCCGGACGTTCGATAACGATCCTGGAAACACCCGCCTGGCTGAGCCGGCTTTTGAGCATTTCGCGGATTTTTAAGTCCTCATGCAACAGATCCGAATAATTCTCGTCAGCATACCAGCGGGAATCCCAAGTCCGGTTAATTCCCAGCCGCAGCCCGATCGGATTGACTTTTTGACCCATACTAAGCGTTCTCCTCGCGTTCGCGCACAATCAGGCGCATGTTGCTGAAGGGCTTGAAAATTCTTCCTGCCCGGCCTCTGGCACGTGGCCGCCAGCGCTTCATCACCATAGCTTTACCAACGGAGGCTTCCGCCACATAAAGCCGATCGACATCAAGCTGATGGTTGTTTTCCGCATTCGCGATTGCAGATTCCAACAGCTTCTTAACATCGTTGGAAATCCGACGACGTGAAAATTCAAGTTCAGCCAGCGCAGTTTCGCAGTTTTTTCCGCGAATGATCTGTGCAACCAAATTAAGCTTCTGAGGACTAACCCGAATGTGCTTGGCAAATGCCATTGCTTCATTGTCGGCCAAGACCCGAGGCGTAGAACGTTTACCCATGACTAGACCCTCTTCGCCTTTTTGTCGGCCGTATGGCCGATATAGGTGCGCGTCGGTGAAAATTCGCCCAGCTTGTGGCCGATCATTTCTTCGGTCACCAGCACGGGAATAAACTTCCTGCCGTTGTACACACCAAACGTCAGACCAACGAACTGAGGCAGAACAGTCGACCGCCGAGACCAGGTCTTAATAATTGCATTGCGTCCACTACCACGGGCAGCCTCTGCCTTCTTCAGCAAATAAC is from Rhodospirillaceae bacterium and encodes:
- the rplV gene encoding 50S ribosomal protein L22 translates to MGKRSTPRVLADNEAMAFAKHIRVSPQKLNLVAQIIRGKNCETALAELEFSRRRISNDVKKLLESAIANAENNHQLDVDRLYVAEASVGKAMVMKRWRPRARGRAGRIFKPFSNMRLIVREREENA
- the rpsS gene encoding 30S ribosomal protein S19, encoding YLLKKAEAARGSGRNAIIKTWSRRSTVLPQFVGLTFGVYNGRKFIPVLVTEEMIGHKLGEFSPTRTYIGHTADKKAKRV
- the rpsC gene encoding 30S ribosomal protein S3; this encodes MGQKVNPIGLRLGINRTWDSRWYADENYSDLLHEDLKIREMLKSRLSQAGVSRIVIERPAKKARITIHSARPGVVIGKKGADIEKLRTDISAMTGSDVHLNIVEIRKPEIDAQLVAENIASQLERRVSSRRAMKRAVQSAMRLGALGIRINCSGRLGGAEIARMVWYREGRVPLHTLRANVDYGTATGETTYGSCGVKIWIFKGDVMAHDPMAMDKLAQEQQPQR